Genomic segment of Edaphobacter bradus:
TAGAGCGCGTCATCAATGCCGGGGGTATTCCCCAACGCAATGAAGTGCTCAACCAGATCTACGCGAATGTGCTCAATAGACCAGTACTTGTTCCAAACGGAATCCCAACAAGCCTCGGATCTGGAATTATGGCCCTCATGGCGGCGGGAGCATTTGCCTCTATAGAGGAAGCGCAGGATGCGATGTGTCTCAGCTACCGCACATTTACTCCCGACATCAGTGCCGCATCCGTCTACAATCGTCTTTATTCTCTATACCGCAAAGCTTATTTTGCGCTCGGTACAAGGCAAGCAGAGCCGGCATCTCTGGGAGACATTCTGTCAGAACTGCAGGCTATCGCAGAAGCACAATCCCGCTAAAGCCATCCTTTTAGATACCGGTCCCTAAAAACGAATCGCTTTACGACCCGCAGAAAAATGGAGCGGCGGCCTAAAATCTCTCATTGACAAAGGTGACCTCACACCGATAATGTCATACGCGACCACCTTGCACTTAGGGTAGGATACCGGTTTCTCAATTGGAATCCGAACTCCTCGACCTCCAACATTTGCAAGAGGAAATAGAAAGAAGGTTTCCGTTTCATGAGTCTCACTTACTCCGCGCAAGCCCTATGGCTCCCCGGAAGTGAGCAATTGATTTCACTCACTCCGCCGGATCTTCTCATCATTGTCATCTACTTTCTCATGGTGCTCGGTATCGGCATCTATCTGAAGCAATTCTCCAACACCTCCGACGACTTCTTTATGGCCGGCCGAGATATGACAGCGTGGGTGGCCGGTCTCAGCTTCCTTTCGGCCAATCTGGGGGCGCTCGAATTGATGGGCTGGGCGGCAGCCACATATCAGTACGGCATTCTGGCGGCCCATTTCTACTGGATCGCCGCGTTCCCGTCCATGGTCTTCCTTGGACTCGTGATGATGCCCTTCTACTACATCTCAAAGACCCATTCCGTGCCCGGTTATCTGCAACTGCGCTACGGTGAGGGCACACGTGCGCTCAGCGGAATCTCTTTCGCGTTGATGACGGTTCTCATGTCTGGTATCAACATGTACGCGATGGCTCTGGTGATGAAGGTCGTACTGGGCTGGAATATTCATTTCAGCATCTGGGTCTCCTCTCTAACCGTCGCCGTGTATGTAACGCTCGGCGGGCTATACTCCGCCATCTTTAATGAGGTACTGCAGTTCTTCCTCATCTGGCTTGGTGCACTTGTCATTCCTATCGTTGGCTTGATCGAGGCCGGTGGATGGAGCGGCCTGATCGCCAGGATTCATGAACGAGTGCAGGGAGATTACGTCCATCTCTGGGCCCCTATGAGCACATTCTCAGGCAACCCGATGGGTGTCCATTGGAGTGGAATCGTCTTCGGTCTCGGCGGAGTCATCGCCTTCGGTTACTGGACGACAGACTTCCTGGTGGTACAGCGTGCAATGGCAGCGAAGGATCTACGTTCGGCGAAGCTTGCACCAATCATC
This window contains:
- a CDS encoding sodium:solute symporter family protein, encoding MSLTYSAQALWLPGSEQLISLTPPDLLIIVIYFLMVLGIGIYLKQFSNTSDDFFMAGRDMTAWVAGLSFLSANLGALELMGWAAATYQYGILAAHFYWIAAFPSMVFLGLVMMPFYYISKTHSVPGYLQLRYGEGTRALSGISFALMTVLMSGINMYAMALVMKVVLGWNIHFSIWVSSLTVAVYVTLGGLYSAIFNEVLQFFLIWLGALVIPIVGLIEAGGWSGLIARIHERVQGDYVHLWAPMSTFSGNPMGVHWSGIVFGLGGVIAFGYWTTDFLVVQRAMAAKDLRSAKLAPIIASYFKMIVPLIVILPGLLALGMLPFKLVPESAVTHGLHSYNEVLPLMLARYCGPGLLGLGVTALIAGFMSGMAGNVSAFATVWTYDIYRPYINKRASEKHYLLIGRWCTILGVIASIGTAYLVTHFKSIMDYMQALVSFFIAPLFGTVIIGMLWKRATAKGGFWGLLAGTLASVGMYTAVVLHPDLLRYIALSPDAKPMAENLYRALWSWLICVFVTVVVSLLTAPKTAAELKNLVYGYTAMPSDRDMPLFKRPIFWGCGVAVMFFVIQYIFW